A region from the Motacilla alba alba isolate MOTALB_02 chromosome 10, Motacilla_alba_V1.0_pri, whole genome shotgun sequence genome encodes:
- the SAXO2 gene encoding stabilizer of axonemal microtubules 2 — protein MGPPRCICEICSCGRHRCCHKPTKIYDDGVKPSHKTEYVENYPGYGTICPPESCKPKPELQEDRARMDGTTTFKSDYLPYEIVTRPFRVQAEYRPKSGKIDLGTIYQRDYNPHKVGPVMLARPRERKHTSDAKVDTVPTYRDHYRLWKSQRTESCKVERDYEPPSERFGNPSTFQDDYLPKQPNPPPSCKPCDSKLPEGPFDGNTIHRTAYVVHEMGPLFVRPREEYKPSDQPFEDLTTHQRDFKGMPGEQAKSCKPESRKHGSDDPFKGTTEFQDRYQPYLVTMPEFHKPREYVPPTDKMDLKSSNSLDYIKHKVAPRAPIKPAPGRKSTGPFQGKTTTKEDYQPWRVCPQGPIKKEEEIQKPTGKFASLTTFRSHYIPHQANPPQSFKPVQAVPTGVPFKDETLYRTEYTPKKPEVCPGLNPDAVGYVYVSTDSQGHRFYRQLSPERSGSDCSPVPEEVPAVS, from the exons ATGGGGCCGCCGCGCTGCATCTGCGAGATCTGCTCCTGCGG ACGCCACCGCTGCTGCCACAAGCCCACAAAGATCTATGATGATGGAGTGAAGCCGAGCCACAAAACTGAGTATGTGGAGAACTACCCTGGCTATGGCACCATCTGCCCTCCCGAGAGCTGTAAGCCAAAACCAGAGCTCCAAGAGGATCGGGCGAGAATGGATGGCACCACTACGttcaa ATCTGATTATTTACCGTATGAAATTGTTACAAGACCTTTTCGGGTACAAGCAGAATACAGACCAAAGTCGGGGAAGATTGACCTGGGAACCATTTACCAGAGAGATTACAATCCTCATAAAGTAGGACCAGTGATGTTAGCAAGGCCTCGAGAGAGGAAACACACTTCAGATGCCAAAGTGGATACCGTCCCAACCTACCGAG ATCACTATAGGTTATGGAAAAGTCAAAGAACAGAATCCTGTAAGGTGGAGCGTGACTACGAGCCACCTTCGGAGAGGTTTGGAAATCCTTCCACGTTTCAAGATGACTACCTCCCTAAGCAGCCCAATCCCCCCCCAAGCTGCAAACCTTGTGACAGCAAGCTGCCAGAGGGGCCTTTCGATGGCAACACCATCCATCGCACAGCGTACGTTGTCCATGAGATGGGGCCCTTGTTCGTAAGGCCAAGGGAAGAGTACAAGCCGAGCGACCAGCCCTTTGAAGATCTCACAACTCACCAGAGAGATTTTAAAGGGATGCCTGGGGAACAAGCAAAAAGCTGCAAGCCTGAAAGTAGAAAACATGGATCTGACGATCCTTTTAAAGGAACCACTGAATTCCAGGATCGCTATCAGCCTTATTTGGTCACCATGCCCGAGTTCCACAAACCAAGAGAGTACGTTCCACCCACAGACAAAATGGACCTCAAGTCCTCAAACAGCCTTGATTACATTAAACACAAGGTTGCTCCTAGAGCCCCCATAAAACCAGCTCCTGGAAGAAAAAGCACTGGCCCTTTTCAAGGGAAGACTACTACAAAAGAAGACTATCAACCCTGGAGAGTTTGTCCACAAGGGCCTAttaagaaagaagaggaaattcaAAAGCCCACAGGAAAATTTGCTAGTTTAACTACATTCAGGTCCCATTACATACCGCATCAGGCCAATCCACCTCAAAGTTTCAAACCTGTACAAGCTGTACCTACTGGAGTTCCTTTTAAAGATGAAACGTTGTATCGCACTGAATATACACCAAAGAAGCCAGAGGTCTGCCCAGGACTTAATCCAGATGCTGTGGGTTATGTCTATGTAAGCACAGATTCTCAGGGTCACAGATTCTACCGCCAGCTGTCCCCAGAACGTTCTGGGTCCGACTGCAGTCCTGTTCCAGAGGAAGTACCTGCTGTGTCATAA